From Camelus dromedarius isolate mCamDro1 chromosome 12, mCamDro1.pat, whole genome shotgun sequence, the proteins below share one genomic window:
- the LOC105090058 gene encoding olfactory receptor 9G19, with protein MDGRNSTTVKEFILLGFTTDPWLQRALFCIFLIIYIFSLLGNITLISLICADSQLHTPMYFFIGNLSFLDLWYASVYAPQILITCISDDKSISFAGCAAQFFFSAGLAYSECYLLAAMAYDRYVAISNPLLYSQVMSPRLCASLIAASYFCGFLNSAIITSETFTLSFCGDSLIDDFFCDLPPLVKLACDVEESYQAVLYFILASNVITPSVLILASYFFIIAAVLKIRSTQGRLKAFSTCGSHLTAVTLYYGSILFIYSRPSTSYALERDKVVSVFYTVVIPMLNPLIYSLRNKDVKGALRKMLDRATFPRQRLW; from the coding sequence ATGGACGGGAGAAATTCCACCACAGTGAAGGAGTTCATACTTTTAGGGTTCACGACAGATCCATGGTTACAGAGAGCTCTCTTTTGCATCTTCCTCATCATTTATATCTTCAGTCTCTTGGGGAACATCACCCTGATTTCTCTGATCTGTGCTGATTCTCAGCTCCATACGCCcatgtatttcttcattggaaACCTTTCGTTCCTGGATCTCTGGTATGCTTCTGTCTATGCCCCCCAAATCCTGATAACCTGCATTTCTGATGACAAAAGCATCTCCTTTGCTGGCTGTGCAGCTCAGTTCTTCTTCTCAGCTGGACTGGCCTACAGTGAGTGTTATCTGTTGGCCGCCATGGCttatgaccgctatgtggccatctcCAACCCCTTGCTTTATTCCCAGGTGATGTCCCCACGGTTATGTGCCAGTCTCATTGCAGCTTCATACTTCTGTGGCTTTCTGAACTCAGCCATCATCACCAGTGAAACATTTACCCTGAGCTTCTGTGGGGACAGCCTCATTGATGATTTCTTCTGTGATCTGCCTCCGCTTGTCAAGTTGGCTTGTGATGTGGAGGAGAGTTACCAGGCGGTGCTCTATTTTATACTTGCCTCCAATGTCATCACTCCCTCTGTGCTCATCCTGGCCTCCTATTTCTTCATCATTGCTGCCGTCCTGAAGATCCGCTCCACCCAAGGCCGCCTCAAGGCCTTCTCCACCTGTGGCTCTCACCTGACAGCTGTCACCTTGTACTACGGTTCCATTCTCTTCATTTACTCCCGGCCAAGTACTAGCTATGCCCTGGAAAGGGATAAAGTGGTGTCGGTGTTCTACACGGTGGTGATTCCCATGTTGAATCCCTTGATCTATAGCTTAAGAAATAAAGACGTTAAAGGTGCCCTGAGGAAAATGTTAGATAGAGCCACGTTTCCCAGACAGAGGCTTTGGTAA
- the LOC105090059 gene encoding olfactory receptor 9G4, whose translation MEIGNRTILTEFILLGLSSDPQWQLILFGIFLVLYLITLSGNMTLVILICVNSRLHTPMYFFIGNLSFLDFWYTSVYTPKILANCVSEDKRISLAGCGAQLFFSCVVAYTECHLLAAMAYDRHAAICNPLLYSSTMSSSLCTTLVAGSYTGGFLNAIAHAANTFRLSFCGKNIIDHFFCDAPPLVKMSCTDTQVYEKVLLGVVGFTVLSNILAILISYFNILLAILRIRTASGRRKAFSTCASHLISVMLFYGSLLFMYSRPSSTYSLGKDKVAALFYTVVNPLLNPLIYSLRNKDVKEAFWKATQIRSRQR comes from the coding sequence ATGGAAATAGGAAATCGCACCATCCTGACTGAGTTCATCTTACTGGGTCTCTCTTCAGACCCCCAGTGGCAGCtgattttatttggaatattCCTGGTGCTCTACTTGATCACCTTGTCAGGGAACATGACCCTAGTTATCTTGATCTGTGTCAATTCCCGCCTGCACACacctatgtattttttcattggCAATCTGTCTTTTTTGGATTTCTGGTACACATCTGTGTATACTCCCAAAATCCTGGCCAATTGTGTCTCAGAAGATAAGCGCATTTCCCTGGCTGGGTGTGGAGCCCAGTTGTTCTTTTCCTGTGTTGTGGCTTACACTGAGTGCCATCTCCTAGCGGCCATGGCCTATGACCGCCACGCAGCCATCTGTAACCCGCTACTCTACTCAAGCACTATGTCCAGCTCTCTCTGTACCACACTCGTTGCTGGCTCCTACACAGGAGGCTTCTTGAATGCCATCGCCCATGCCGCCAACACCTTTCGCCTGAGTTTCTGTGGCAAAAATATCATCGACCACTTCTTCTGTGATGCACCGCCATTGGTGAAAATGTCCTGTACAGATACCCAGGTCTATGAAAAGGTCCTCCTGGGAGTGGTGGGCTTCACTGTCCTCTCCAACATTCTTGCCATCCTGATTTCCTATTTCAACATCCTCCTGGCTATTCTGAGGATCCGCACGGCCTCAGGAAGGCGcaaagccttctccacctgtgcGTCACACCTCATCTCGGTCATGCTCTTCTATGGATCCTTGCTCTTCATGTATTCAAGGCCAAGTTCCACCTACTCCCTGGGGAAGGACAAAGTGGCTGCCCTGTTCTACACTGTGGTCAACCCACTGCTCAACCCTCTCATCTATAGCCTGAGAAACAAAGATGTCAAGGAGGCCTTCTGGAAAGCAACACAGATCAGAAGTCGCCAGAGATGA